In Lolium rigidum isolate FL_2022 chromosome 3, APGP_CSIRO_Lrig_0.1, whole genome shotgun sequence, the genomic window accataaaaacatattttcaagtgttaaaaaattttgacaaaaaattttatatgtacatctccataatatatgtgtattcgtcaaatttcacgaaaaaatgatattttttgtagtctaagcgaaaaagagaaaatttatcttgtgacaagtctttctttcagcaccgaattttctcttttttacacacgtcatatGACatatcgatttttcatgaaacgactttgtgagcgcgtagcacatgaagatgtacgtgcgaaatttttgtttcatttttttgatattttaaaatgtgtctaacatgtatttgaaaataaagggatcatatgatcccatgtgccaaaacattacTCCCCTTTTCATATTAATTTGTGCCCGCTAGATATATTCATATAGGACCGTGAGGCACCGGGAGTATCTTAAACATGGAGCCGGTGCCAATATATTATCCACAGACAAATAGTTGAAAGCTGCATAAAACTTATTTTAATGCTATTAGTTCCAAAGATTCATCAAACAATGAAGCATCTATCAGCTTGGAGCCTTAGAAGTTGTCGAGAAGTAGCCAACCGGTGCCTGCAAAATAACCACGTCTTTGGATACATGAAATTTCCAACATGGCGAGCAATGAAAGAAATTATGCAAAAAAAAGGTAAATAAAAGAAGGCCATAAAAGAAAGGAGCGAAGCTGCATGCTTAGCTATAATTTACACGAGTGGTGCAGAACGTACATCATCTCAGGAGAACAACAACATGCAAAAACCTGATATAACTGAATTCGTAGAGCGAAATAGGGAGAACCATCATCCATAGTTAGCCCATTCTTTTATGAAAAGCACACGTGCCCATAGCACAACGATACAGCTGCAGCACATGTAATGTACTGCCTTCCATTCTTCATGTCAAATGCGGGAAGATCAGcagaacatcacatgcaattacaGCAGTAGCGAAATGCATGCACGGCCATATCGCAAGACAATGTCCATCTCAGCACCTAGGGAAAACCCATGTGGTTGTTGTATTCAAATCCTTGGATGATCCTGTCAGCGGTGGTATGAAGACCAGATCCTCATTCTTCATATTATAACCGGCACAACGGCTTGGCGCACCCTTCCAGAACCAATCACAAGTGCCATCATCCAGGAAAAAGACAAAATTACCCTTTAGTTTGTATCGAGACACGGAGAGAGATCGGCAGTAACTTTTGCCCAAGAACAGAGCTTGATCATCCTCCACACCCTTGACGTCCACCCACCTCCGCAGCTGGAAGTCTGCCGCATATATCTCGAAGTGGGCACCTACTGGCTTAATTGTCGTAGATATCATGTCATCATCAAATATTTCACCAAAGAATGTGTTCTTCGAACACGCAGTAAAGTACCATTGGATTCAATCAGGTATTCACCGATGTAAGAAATGCCATCCTCAATCAACCGTATGGTAGGGAAGGAACCCTCAAGCACGCACTCGATCTAAGAAATCCTTATATTGCCACCATCATGGTCCTCTCTAACCTCGATAGCCAAAAGGTCCTTCAAATTGTCGATGACATACAACTTGCCTTTGTAGAAGATCATGTCTTTGATTGACCTTTTGAGGCCCAGTTCACTTACGAACCACGAGGCAGAAGTCGGCCGGCACCATGCAACAGTATGAAGAGGCCCAATGTCAACAATTGCCGCAACAAGGAGTTCGGAGCACATTGTTACCTTGCATAGTGATATCTTAGTATCCTTGTGAAACACTACATCATGCATCTCTTCGTTTACGATGACAGGATCATTAATGATTCCAACAGGCTCATCCATGGGGCCGAAAGAAGATAGGCCAGGAAGTGTCAAGGTGACCTTAGAGAAGGGCTCCATCAAGAAGCAAGTGCATTCGCGTGAAAATACAAGCCAGTCACCACAGGAGCTGTGATAGCTAGCACTGTTTGGGAGATTGAAGGTTTCTTGTATTCCTTTCGTGTGGGGCAATCCCAAGAAGGTTCcatcagggaatgcaagccatggCAAAGGCTGAGGCAGGCTGTGCTGCCGTCTGATGAAGCGCCAATGGCTGCATGCTGCAGCAAAGCGGACATGGTCCATATGAGAAGGGAGGCGGCGAAGGACAAGATCACCAAGCTCTGGTGGCAGGTCTGACCATGATTGTGGGTAGTATATCTCTGTCATATTGCTCGGTAGCATCTCCTACAAAGAAGAAAATGGACTCATGTCATTCTTTCTATATAGCAACTGCTTTACAACCTACTATGCCTAGAGCCTCATTTGAGTGTATGAAGCAGATTGGAAGATGGGAGAGAACAATGAATGGTACTAGGCTTTCTACCAACGGTGAACCATAAATAGCTGAGATCGAGCCAGGTTAAACAGATCAAGGGAGGTCAGAGATATACGGCCTACACTCTTGTATCAATGAGACAACGTATTGCAGATTTTTGGCAACTAGGCTTTATTTAGAAACTTTCAGACGTACAATTATAAGTTCCAAAATAACCATTAAATATATAACATGTGCGTGTTATGATAAACTATCAGTCTACAAAATTTTTGTGGAATCTCTTCCCCAATATATCGTGCCTGCACAAATACAGAAATACGATGAACTGAAGGAACACACCGGGATTAAATGACCTGACGGTAACACAGATACTATACATAATACGGGGTTGCAGATATCGAATCCCAAGCTCCAGTTAGGCCTTTATTTAAAAACTTTCAGAAGTACATTTGCAAGCTTCAAAGTAATCATAAGGATATATAACATGGTATGTTAGGATAAACTACCAGTCTAGATGTTTTTTATATCTTTTTCCATTAATGGTCAGCAGGAAAAAGAAAATACAATATGGTGAACCAAAATAGAGCAACCACAGATCTATTAGCCATTACAGATTATCATCTTGTTTTTTCTGTGCAGCTCTGGAATGATATCTTTTACATGAAATTTTGGAGATCTGCAATGTGTTCCAAGCACCAAGCTCCAACAACTTACACGTTAGAACCTCATTTAGGAAAGGTGAGACTTGTAAATGATTACCCGCATAGAGCGCTGCGAATTTATGGCGCGGCCCAATGGCAGTTTCCACGTGGCAAGGCAGAAGACCAAAATTTCCATCTGATCGTTGCTGAAAAAATCAGACGGGTTCCTGTGCGTTGCGCCATCGCGCATGGGAGGGAATGCAAGGGTGACATAATTTGGGTTTTTCATTCTTTGGATTCTAAAGGGTTCCATTGAGCTTGGGAGCTAAAAGCAATTTCAGATACCCTACAAAGGCTAGAATTAGAACAAGATTCAAACGCTTCAAACAGTTGGTAGATGCCTAAAAGAAAATCATCACCATGTCTCACGGAAGAATGGCTAGTCATTTTACTGAAAAAAAAAACCCAGATCACATGATGTGCTTCCACTCATAAATAAATCAATCCAACATAAGCATTTGGTCTTATTTGCACTATAACTTATTAGTCAATGCACAAACCCTCTGTTCTGTACAAGAGTAAAAGATACATATTTTGGGATTACCATGTTCGTAAATGACACTACGATGCTAGAAAGAAGCCGATATAGGTGCACTGAGTGACACTACAATGGTTTGAATTGAGTGTAAATAAAGGAATCAACGCGTCTAGTCAACTCTAGATGCATCACCAGTTCACCACTAGGCCGGCATGGCAGGTCGAACGAATTAATCAGACCATCTGAGGCATCAAGAAACCATGGATGTACTACAGCATTTCCTTTGGAAGAACGGCGGCCACACAAtcaaaaaccctagtaccaaaACCAGACCTTGCAAACTAAAGTTCATAGTCGAACCAGACTGCCTTACCAGATCTGCCGTCGGGTCCTCGAAGACGATCTGCCCTGATCTCCCGCGAGCGCCGCCGACGTCGCCTCCGTCATTGTCTCCGGTTTCGTCGCGACGGGCCATGCGAGTCGCTGTTTTGGTAGGGATGGACGGAAGGAGCAGGCCGACCTTACCTGACTGGCCTAGTGATAATGCGTTGAGGAAAAATACATAGAGGACTGGCACTGTTGGGACTCCACTCCGAACCTGATACTGCCGGGCCGAACATTATTTGGGCTCGCAGCCCATCTTGATAGGACTGGCCCGAATAATAATTCTATTACTCACTTAAAGCAACGGCCTtgactaaaaaaataaaaataaaaacttaAAACTTCTCTTGATTGGGAACAGAAGTTTCCGTTGGTTACGGTGCGTGCCCTGGCCCGAACAGGGTCAAATCACACACTTCTTTTAATTGATACGGGAAGTCCGACGAGAACAGAGCGTCGCTCTGTTGGTTAGGTGGGCGAGAGTGCGCCCCGGCCACCCGGGTTCGAGCTGAGTTTAACCCGGGGCTCAGGAGTTTTCTTCTATAAAAAAATGCCAACGGGTGCTAGTGCCTGGGTTGGTCTCGATACGGGAAGTCCGAATCATTTAGGAAAGAGCAATCACTTTTCATTTGAACCAGGAAGGAGGGTTTTTATGATTTAGTGAAGGAGGTGTAGCTCGCAAGTAACCCTGGAGGTGCCATGTTGAAGTATGGCAACACAAGGTTCGCCATGTAGGACAATTTTTTCGGGGATGTGCAAGGAATTTATATGGgatatataaaaaaaataaaggcTCCAAGCTATTATTGATAAACTAGACATCAAAGCTGAATCGATGCCCCTTAATGTGGCTGACATGGCTACTAAGAAGGAGGCGGACGAATCTCCTGCAAAACTGAGGCGCGGCGTGGAGCCCCCATGCCAAGGTGAAGCATGTGCGAGAAGGAGGGAATACTACTAAGTATTTCCACCTTATTGCTAACGGAAAGCATAGAAAAAAATTTATTTTCAGTTAGACCAGGATGAAAGCACAATAGTTGGAGAAGGTAACTTGAAGATTTTTATCACTGAATACTATAAAAAAACTTTTTGGGGCTCCAAGTCCGATTTTTTTTTAATGTTAGAGCAGAAAATAATGATATTCCTCAATTGACTAGAGAGGCGAGTGAAATTTTAACGGCAAAATTTACCGACGTGGAGGTGAAAGAAACCATTATGCAGATGGAAAGGAATAAAGCTCCAGGCCCAGATGGGTTGCGTGCGGAGTTTTACCAGATACTTTGGGAGGTAATCGAGGAGGACTTGATGGCCATGTGTGCACAGTTGCGAACTGGTGAGTTAACATTGTTTAAGTTAAAATTTGGATTTATAACTTTACTTCCCAAAAAGTAAGATGCCAGTAGGATTGAACAATAATGTCCCATATGTTTGCTGAATGTGAGTTTTAAGATATTCACTAAGGTGGATACAAATAGAGTGATTGTTCTTGCTCACACGATCAATTAACCATCTCAATCCATCTTTATTCTAGGGATAAATATTATGGAGGGAGTGGTAGTGCTGCATAAGACTATCCACGAGCTTCATCAAAATAAAATGGATGGAGTGCTCTTTAAGATTGATTTccaaaaggcatatgataaggtgaAATTGTATTTTTTGCAACAAGCTTTGCGTATGAAAGGGTTCCCACCTATAATGATATAGCTCATTATTTCTAAACATTAAAAGGATTGCGACAAGGCGACCGTCTCTCGCCCAGCCGTTTTAATATTGTGGCGGATATGAAGTACTCATTGCGAGGCAAAAGAGGATGGCTAGGTTGTAGGGTTAATATCTCATCTTGTAGAAGGAAGGGTATCAATCCTTCAATATGATGATGacacaattctgtttatggagcACGATTTAGAGAAGGCGGTAAGTATGAAACTTATTTTATGCTTGTTCGAGCAATTGTCAGGttttaaaataaattttcataaaagcGAGATTTTCAGTTTTAGTATAGCCAAAGAGGCGGAGAATGATTACAAACAAAAATTTCGGATGTGATGGTGGCTCAATACCATTTAAATATTTGGGGATTCCAATTCATGATACGAAACTTTTAAACAATGAATGGAAACTAGTTGAAAGATCGATTCAAGAGAAAGTTGGGATGCTAGTTAGGAAAGATACTCTCATATGAAAGCCGTCTTGTCTTAATTAATTCTGTGTTGTCAAGTATACctattctttttctttgtttctttgaaAAAACCAAAGGAATAAGAAAAAGATTATATTTTTATAGGCCGCGCTTCTTTTGGCAAAGTGGTCATATTAAAAAGAATTATAGGTTAACAGAATGGAATATCATTTATAGACCAAAGGATCAGAGAGTTTTTCGAAATTGAGGTTTTAGATTTTAAATACAAGTGCTTATAGAGCAAATGGCTCTTTAAGTTACTTAATGGGGATGGTATGTGGCAGGAGTTGCTACGTGACAAAAACCTTAGAAATATAAAactttcccaaggcatccccacggATTCACCCTTTTGGAAGAGTAGATGAATGTGAAAGATGAGTTCTATTAGCATCGGTCTTTTAGTATTGGCAATGGTCTCGGTACAAGATGCATGGTTGGGTAAAACTCCATTATTTGAGTAGTATCCTGCTCTTTTCAACGTTCTGCGACACAAAAAATGTGAGTCGCCGATGTTCTAAATTAATCCCAGTTCCATATATCTTTTAGTCGGGTGTTAAGAGATGCAAGATGGGAACAATGGCTTAGTTTAGTTGAGGTGTTGTTGGACGTGCAACTCAATGATGATCCATATAGTTTTATTTGACATTTACCGGAGTCGGGAATTTTCTGTTAAATCTTTGTATACCCATTTCATGAGTGACCACACATGTTTTCTGAAGAAATATGTACGGAAATTATAAGTACCACTAAAAATTAGGATTTTCATGTAGTTTTTGCACAGAAAAGTGTTGCTCAataaagataatcttgcaaagAGAAATTGGGTTGGATGTACTAAATGTGTCTTTGTGATAAAATATATACATATAGGCAATGATGAATACTTTAAGTGTTCTAAGTCTCAGTCCGAAATACGTTATAAATGTAcgcacaacaacaaaaaattacaGACCTGGGTATGTGACCTTGAGAGGGATTTCCTTAATAGTGAAAGCAAGCCAAGCACTGCCGCCTTCAGTAGTTGCCTATGCTGTTTCCAAATTCCAAGACTCGGACTGGAGGAAGAGTCGCATATTAATTATTTATTTTTGCGTAGTCTATATACAAAGTATTTTAGATTGAGATATTGTATGTTTAAAGTATACATCATTATCTAAGTGTACATATTTTTTCGGAACTTTCTGAAACTAAAGGGCTACAGTTAGTTCAGGCTCAAAATGCATTTTCCCAATCTTAGTAAATGTAACCAATTCACGCTCTATTCATGTTCAGCAAATCTATTCGAGCCTTGCAGAGTGCTGAACAAATCTGTTCGAGCTTTGCAGAGTGTGTAGCTGCACCTAACCATTCTTACTCTGTTTCAGATTTACATGTTCAGCAAATCTATTCGAGCTTTACAGAGTGCAGCTGCACCTAACCATTCTTACTCTGTTCTAGCTTTACAGAGTAGATAATAGAAAGGTTTAACTGATGACGCAAGGATAGGTTTGCTCAACGTGAAGAAGGCGCACAATACAGTGGCATTATCAGCATTGGCATCAGCCAAATTAACACATGTTTCCAGACAGTTCATACCCAGCAGAATACAAGCACCATCTACCTGGAGACCAGACAAATTTAGAAGAAGAACTATTGGTTTCAGTAGCAACTTAAATTACAACACTTGACACAAAGCAAACACATTACTTATCCAAACAACACAATTCTTCCAAACTTACAACACTTGACACGATATGAACACAATGTAGTGCACCCAGCATATGAAAATAACAGTTATCTAGGGAAGAGCCAAGTTGCTGGCGGCTTCTTGCCCTTGCACGATCCTCTGGGAAGCGGTGAGTCTAACGTCCCATCCTTCATGTCATAGATTGCGTAAGAGCTTGGTGCATCCTCAAAGTTCCACCCTTCAATATCCTCCAGGAAGAAGATACAATTCCCCTTTTGTCTGTACCGAGAAACGCAGATAGATTGGGAGCTTCTACCCACAAACAGCACCTGATCGTCCCCCACGCTCGTCACCTTCACCCACTTAGCCAATTTGAAGTTTGCCTCGAGCACCTCAAATTCAATCCGCACTACCTTGATTGTAATATCCAGGACATCCCCAAATCGCTGTTCAAAGGTCCTTCTGCGGACAAGCAGTAGGGCACCGCAAGACTCAACCAGGTAGTTTTGTGTCCCAATTGCGCCACTGAAAGGCCAAGGTGGGAAAAAGAATGGAGCCTCAGTGACAACACGTTCAATCCGATACAGTCTCAGCTTTCCACTGTCAATGTCCTCTTCAACAATGATAGAACAAAGGTCACCCTCGTCATCAACGGTGTACAGCTTACCTCCATAGAACATCATATCTGCAACTGAGATGATCCTTCCGAGTGCACTTACAAACCATGATTTAGCACCTGGACGGCAGAACGCAAGCGTATAGAGGTACCCAACTCTAACCATGGCTGCAACAAGAACTTCGGAGCAAACGACTATCTTCCATATTAGTATATCTGCCTCGGTATTGAGCACTGTGTTGGGTATCTCATGGCCATTAATTACTTGATGAGGCTCGTCGATGAGATTGAAACAATGCAGGTCGGGAAGCTTCAAGTTGTCCTTGGAGAAGGTGTTGACTAAGGAGCAGGTTTTCTGAGTCGAGAAGACAAGCCACTCACCCGAGCAGCTGTGGAAGACAGTACTGTTGGGGATCTGGAAGGATTCACCGCGGGGCAAGGTGAAGGCAGCCCCATCGGAAAGCACAAGCCATGGCAAAGGTGGGGGAATGCCAGAGTGCCTTGCAGAAATGCACCAATGGTGGCACACAGCAGCAAACCGGATGCGATCAATGTGCGCAGGGAGACAGCCGAGGACATGGCCTACAAGCTCTGTTGGGAGATCCGACCATGATCGCTGGTCATTTGAGTGCGCCAACTTGCTCGTACAGATCTGCGTCGCCAAAAAATAAATCCTTCAGACTAATAGTAATAGGGTGAAAACTTGCATTGTTATAAGCTTTATAACATCAACTGTCATGAGAGAACATGGCCACAAGACATGGTTAAATATGATCAAATGGACACAGAGACTTTCTTATTTCTAAGGAGAAGATAACCAGCGAGTAGTTTGGTAACCTAAACCCTTAGGCATACTCCTCTCATTGATTACATTGACAGTCTCAAAAGGGCTATTGGGTGACAATTCTCCTTGGAAATAATCATGATAGTTTGCTGGGTCATTTGGACAAATTGAAATGACTTCATATTCAAAGGGCTATAACCAAATCTCTATAAGTGCAGAATCATTTTCAAGAATTAAATGGCTATGCTTCTTCAGAAGACAACAAGGAAGTATTAGTCTGGCATGAAAGCTTGGATGCAGAACTTTGCATAGATAGTTAGCCATCTgctttctttctttttagccaggtTTCTAGAGCTAAGCTCTAGCTTTTTTCGTACAGAAATGTCTTcattataaaaaaataaaaaatatgcaGCGGGGAAATCTACAGTACAGCTTAAAAAACCTTAGGAGATTTGAGGCGGTCTTATGCTATGCATGTAAAATTACTGTTGTTTCCTGGTGGGAACAGTCTGTAGAAAAAAATATCTCTGTTAAGAGCAGGATGTCCAAGGTAAAATCATAACTTGGTTGGTCTGAGTTTGCTGTttttgttctcattcttctcctcTCACTGGAGTTCTCGGCAAATTAAGATCTAGGAATTCCGCATGTCTATCCTAATCATTTTATGTGTACCAGCCTGAAAAATAGGAACTTATTCAAATCCCCAAGCAGTGAAATAAACAGAAGAAACGGTCTATCTAATTGACCAATCTATGTAAGCTTGCGATTCAATCTTATACAGAAAATATTACCTACAAGAATCCATGATATACAGCTCAATCTGCGCATGCTTGTGATTGATTGTATGGTCAAGCTATAACAAGTGACCAACCCAACACATCACATGTAAATCTTCAAATCGACCCTCGGCTGCTACAGTATAGTACAGACAACCCTAGCAACCCCCGAAAATTAAACCAAAATCCTAAGAAAGACCAGGTCCTAACCAGTGAAATCTGAGTATTGAAGCACACCATTGCTACCGCATCAAATCTACAAACTCCACGAAAAAAATCGAGGCGATACTGGCGGTTGTTGTTACCATTTCTGTGCTGGATCCCTGAACGGCGCCACCTAGCGCGctcaccgccggcggcggcgtatgCCCGGTCGAGTCGTGCGCGTGTGCAGACGTAGTGGTTGCCCTGGCCCCTGACGACGACGCTCTCTGTTCCGTTTTTCCGTTCATCTGGAATCCCTTACATGGCTGAAGTGGATTAAGAATTACCGAGCACAGAGGCTCCAGCACACGTGGCGGCGCAACAGCTCAGCGTAATGACACGTATGAAACACAGCATCCACGCGTCACGAGCAACACTGAGCGGTCGCCACCGCAGCAGCCACACTCATGGAAATCAGATCCAGCaccgatattatctttggcttgtTAAGCTATCACTGTGACTATCTTTAGACATCTCAGCGGCCGATCTAAATTAACGATCTAAACagttcatttttatttatttggaTAGGTCCGCGAATAGAATGGGTTCTGTAGTCCAGTGGCACCACCGCGTCGTCACCCATTCGGTCTAGGTTACTGTCTTTTGAGGAAATTGTGAACAAAACACGGCAGGATTTGAGAATTTCATTCTAATTTCGTTATATGTTTTGACTGAAAGCAACTAAAACACCCTACTAGCCATCTATCGGCAATCACAACGGGCCAGCTACGCCGTCATTGTTCGTggtggttgatggcgtgtaagacacacgtccgttgggaaccccaagaggaaggtgtgatgcgtacagcgacaagttttccctcagtaagaaaccaaggttatcgaaccagtaggagtcaaggaacacgcaacgtggaacctgcacaacacaatcaaagtactttgccccaacgtaacagtgaggttgtcaatctcaccggcttgctgtaaacaaaggattagatgtatagtgtggaagatgatgtttgtttgcgaagaacagtaaagaacaagtattgcagtagattgtatttcagatgtaaagaatggactggggtccacagttcactagtggtgtctctcccataagataagtatAGTGTGGAGCATTTTTTTAAAGCCGTTGCGGACCTGGTCCTGTTGTTATTATTTCCTCATTCAGTTGCCAACGTGGTCCTGTTATTATTTCCTCATTCAGTTGCCTATCTGTTGTTGCTTTCTTTTAGGTTGCTTCTGCCGAAGTTGCCTCCCCCGATTAAAAAGAGGAGATAACTTCTGATTTTTGTGAACATTTGTTCCTTTTGATATTTAACCGGCTCAGNNNNNNNNNNNNNNNNNNNNNNNNNNNNNNNNNNNNNNNNNNNNNNNNNNNNNNNNNNNNNNNNNNNNNNNNNNNNNNNNNNNNNNNNNNNNNNNNNNNNATGAacttattgatatgcttgcaagacattagacgacattccaccgagagggcccggagtatatctatccgtcatcgggatggacaaatcccactcgttgatccatatgcctcaactcatactttccggatacttaatcccacctttataactacccatttacgcaagtggcgtttgatgtaatcaaagtacctttccggtataagtgatttacatgatctcatggtcataagaactaggtaactatgtatcgaaagcttatagcaaataacttaatgacgagatcttatgctacgcttaattggatgtgtccattacatcattcatacaatgatataaccttgttattaataacatccaatgttcatgattatgaaactaatcatccattaatcaacaagctagttaagaggcatactagggactctttgtttgtctacatatcacacatgtactaatgtttcggttaatacaattatagcatgatatataaacatttatcataaacataaagatataaataataaccactttattattgcctctagggcatatctccttcatcagGACCAATACTTTATCTGTTTCTGACTCAGATATGTAGTGTCCCTGTTCTCATTATTGTTTGCAAACCGTGCACAGATCGGAGACACCATCGAGATATCGATGGAGTGCACATCATAATGGGAGATGATATGAGAGCACTATCCCAATCAGGACAACCAAGAAGGATGGCCTACTTTGTGCATGCGGGTGTATCGGGATGACATGACATCCGTGAGTACTCGATGATCATAATTGGTCGGCAAATTGCATCCAAACTTTGGCAGATTCATGGTACAATATGTTGACATGAGAAATTTGTGGTCAGCTGGCATCTGTACTAGATTGAGATAGTTACTAAAAGATCCAGAGAAATCTTACAAAAGAAAAATACACAAGAGGCATCTCACCGAATTAATCAAATTCACACAGCGGGATCTCTGAGACATAAGCCAATGTATTATGAAATAGCAATGTGGTATTATCATTTAAAAG contains:
- the LOC124699000 gene encoding uncharacterized protein LOC124699000 codes for the protein MICTSKLAHSNDQRSWSDLPTELVGHVLGCLPAHIDRIRFAAVCHHWCISARHSGIPPPLPWLVLSDGAAFTLPRGESFQIPNSTVFHSCSGEWLVFSTQKTCSLVNTFSKDNLKLPDLHCFNLIDEPHQVINGHEIPNTVLNTEADILIWKIVVCSEVLVAAMVRVGYLYTLAFCRPGAKSWFVSALGRIISVADMMFYGGKLYTVDDEGDLCSIIVEEDIDSGKLRLYRIERVVTEAPFFFPPWPFSGAIGTQNYLVESCGALLLVRRRTFEQRFGDVLDITIKVVRIEFEVLEANFKLAKWVKVTSVGDDQVLFVGRSSQSICVSRYRQKGNCIFFLEDIEGWNFEDAPSSYAIYDMKDGTLDSPLPRGSCKGKKPPATWLFPR